From one Colletotrichum destructivum chromosome 3, complete sequence genomic stretch:
- a CDS encoding Putative SAM-dependent methyltransferase RsmB/NOP2-type, RNA (C5-cytosine) methyltransferase: protein MGRKFRGGKKGKGRGGGNATGGDRGRQPRSESWQSYPAVKKENERLQRYYNTIIGLSEEEQVPFWDALRRDLPNSFRFCGSKGHALAVKKLLQSRYMPEIEKIEHADGRAVEPPKPLSWYPNELAWWMTTPKNIIRKYPPFAAFQKFLVSETTVGNISRQEVVSMIPPLLMDVRPGMTVLDMCAAPGSKAGQLLEMIHQGEEARVRKVLRAFAKEDGLDLGEETEEEREADLEADPADAGRTTGLLIANDADYKRGHMLVHQLKRLGSPNLLVTNHDATQYPSIKLPSDPATPNKPQYLKFDRILADVPCSGDGTLRKNMNLWKDWQPGSALGLHVTQVRILLRALAMLKVGGRVVYSTCSMNPVENESVVAAAIDRAGGPDKVEILDCSNELQGLVRAPGMRKWQIMDKSGRLWGSQAEVDEYTKNSADGIAPGRIVDTMFPPVEGSVGADIPLERCMRVYAHQQDTGGFFITVLQKKAEVKIRPEDQKIDDATKSNGTTAAATPATEETKPEEKTEEKTEKTKEALAATETGKPEEKSEAKATTEAEVPEQDATNGAKRPREDDTADGETQETKKPKLDATQEKPKRSNRNIHGQVEEPFKYLDPKHEVIKNIKTFYHVSSRFPEDRFMVRNAVGEPAKAIYYTSALARDILVENEGRGIKVIHGGVKMFMKQDAPSAEICRWRIQSEGMPILQGYVGEQRVVRLTTKETLRRLLIEMFPRIADGEWEKMGEIGARVRDIGMGCCVLRVEPDGSDPAFSERMALPLWKSIHSLNLMLPKEDRTAMLLRIFNDTTPLINNSLQKQRQIDEAARVKAAGEASAAEKDNVDTEQANDAEDAIDIEDAPTPEEMDRDEPEPTTTATENS from the exons GGTggaaagaagggaaagggtcgcggcggcggcaacgccacGGGCGGTGATCGCGGTCGCCAGCCTCGCAGCGAGTCGTGGCAGTCGTACCCTGccgtcaagaaggagaacgagAGGCTCCAGCGTTACTacaacaccatcatcggcctctcggaggaggagcaggttCCCTTCTGGGATGCGCTGCGCAGAGACCTTCCCAACAGCTTCCGCTTCTGCGGCTCCAAAGG CCACGCCTTGGCCGTGAAGAAACTCCTACAAAGCCGATACATGCCCGAGATCGAAAAGATCGAACACGCCGACgggcgcgccgtcgagcccCCCAAGCCGTTGTCGTGGTACCCCAACGAGCTTGCTTGGTGGATGACCACCCCGAAGAACATCATCCGCAAATACCCCCCCTTCGCCGCCTTCCAGAAGTTTCTCGTTTCCGAGACGACCGTCGGCAACATTAGCAGACAGGAAGTTGTCAGCATGATTCCCCCTCTCCTGATGGACGTTCGCCCCGGCATGACCGTGCTGGACATGTGCGCTGCGCCTGGTAGCAAGgccggccagctcctcgagatGATTCaccagggcgaggaggcgagAGTCAGGAAGGTTCTGCGTGCGttcgccaaggaggacggtcttgacctcggcgaggagacggaggaggagcgcgaggctgacctcgaggccgacccGGCGGATGCTGGCCGCACCACTGGTCTTCTGATTgccaacgacgccgactACAAGCGCGGCCACATGCTCGTTCACCAGCTCAAGCGTCTCGGCTCTCCGAACTTGCTCGTCACGAACCACGACGCCACTCAGTACCCCTCCATCAAGCTCCCTTCCGACCCGGCGACCCCGAACAAGCCTCAGTACCTCAAGTTCGACCGCATTCTCGCCGACGTGCCCTGCTCGGGCGATGGCACCCTGAGAAAGAACATGAACCTGTGGAAGGATTGGCAGCCCGGCAGCGCGCTGGGTCTCCATGTCACTCAGGTCAGGATTCTCCTGCGCGCCCTTGCCATGCTCAAGGTCGGAGGCCGTGTCGTCTACTCCACCTGCAGCATGAACCCCGTCGAGAACGAGTCtgtcgtcgcggccgccatTGACCGCGCCGGTGGTCCCGACAAGGTTGAGATCCTCGACTGCAGCAACGAGCTGCAGGGACTCGTCCGCGCTCCTGGCATGCGCAAGTGGCAGATCATGGATAAGTCCGGCAGGCTATGGGGCTcgcaggccgaggtcgacgagtACACCAAGAAcagcgccgacggcatcgcGCCTGGCAGAATTGTCGATACCATGTTCCCGCCCGTGGAGGGTAGCGTGGGCGCGGACATCCCTCTCGAGCGCTGCATGAGAGTCTACGCTCACCAGCAGGATACCGGTGGCTTCTTCATCACCGTTCTGCAAaagaaggccgaggtcaAGATCCGCCCCGAGGACCAGAAAATTGACGACGCGACGAAGTCAAACGGAACCACGGCAGCCGCCACCCCCGCGACCGAGGAGACGAAGCCAGAGGAGAAGACTGAAGAGAAGACTGAGAAGACCAAAGAGGCACTCGCGGCTACCGAGACCGGCAAGCCGGAGGAAAAGAGTGAGGCCAAGGCcacgaccgaggccgaggtacCCGAGCAGGATGCTACAAACGGCGCTAAGCGGCCGCGGGAAGACGACACGGCTGATGGTGAGACCCAAGAGACAAAGAAGCCCAAGCTCGACGCGACACAAGAGAAGCCTAAGAGATCCAACCGCAACATCCAcggccaggtcgaggagcCCTTTAAGTACCTCGACCCCAAGCACGAGGTCATCAAGAATATCAAGACCTTTTACCACGTCTCGTCACGCTTCCCCGAGGACCGCTTCATGGTGCGCAACGCCGTGGGCGAGCCGGCCAAGGCCATCTACTACACCTCGGCGCTCGCGCGCGACATTCTCGTCGAAAACGAGGGCCGCGGCATCAAGGTCATCCACGGCGGTGTCAAGATGTTCATGAAACAGGACGCCCCCTCGGCCGAGATCTGCCGCTGGCGCATCCAGTCCGAGGGCATGCCGATCCTGCAGGGCTACGTCGGCGAGCAGCGCGTTGTCCGCCTCACGACCAAGGAGAcgctccgccgcctcctcatcgAGATGTTCCCGcgcatcgccgacggcgagtgggagaagatgGGCGAGATTGGCGCGCGCGTCCGCGACATCGGCATGGGCTGCTGCGTCCTCCGCGTCGAGCCCGACGGCTCCGACCCGGCCTTCAGCGAGCGCatggcgctgccgctgtGGAAGAGCATTCACTCGCTTAACCTCATGCTGCCCAAAGAGGACCGCACCGCCATGCTCCTGCGTATCTTCAACGACACGACGCcgctcatcaacaacagctTGCAGAAACAGCGGCAGATCGATGAGGCGGCCAGGGTCAAGGCGGCGGGAGAGGCCTctgccgccgagaaggatAACGTCGACACCGAGCAAgccaacgacgccgaggatgccATCGACATCGAGGACGCCCCAACGCCTGAGGAGATGGACCGAGACGAGCCCGAGCCCACCACCACGGCTACCGAGAACTCTTGA